CTGCTACTCGCGCCGGAGCTTGCTTCGGAGAAGGGGATGCTCGCGTTCCGCGTTTAGGAGCCTTCGGCAACGGCCCGATTGGCGGCAAGTCCCCTTTCTCCCCGAACTCACTAGAATCCCTTTTACCTGAGCGAACTGAAGCCCCCTCCTGCGGCAACCGTGCTAGATATGCTGAAAACTCCCGGTCAAAAAGGGCTCCATCTGCAGGTGTCTTTGCCCACAGTAACCGGCAAACCTCGCGCAGGTCATCGTAATTCTCCCCTCCTGCACAGCCGAACCCCAACTCCAGCGCCTCCAGCAACGCTACATACTGATCCGGCCGCAACCCTAAAGGCTCGCGCACCTGTAAAAACAACTCATACAACGGCAGCAGTAAGGAGTCCATCACGACCCCTCCGCCCGCTCCGGCTGCTTCCAGACGCGCTCCACATCCGCTTTCGTTTTCAGCAACACTCCAAGCTGCGCCTTATCGCCTAGCAACGCTTCAACTTCTTTGCTCGCGTCCTTCGGAGACTTCCCCGTCAACACCCGCAGCCAATCGAGTAGCTCGCTCGTTCCCGCCTTCTTTCCAAAGTTTCCCCGGCTTCCCTGCTGCCGAACCTCCAGAAACGTCGCGATTGCCTTATCGAATAACTTGTCGAGCCGGTGATCCGGAAAATGTAAAAGTGCAATTTGCTTCAGCCGCTCCTCATCAGGAAATGCTAAATAGTAAAAAATACAGCGGCGTAAAAATGCCTCCGGTAGCTCCTGCTCGCTGTTGCTCGTCACAAACACGATCGGTGGTAGCTTTGCCTTCACAGTCTTCTGTGTCTCTGCGATCGCAAACTGTTGCTCTTCCAGCTCTGATAATAAATCGTTTGGAAAGTCAATCGACGCCTTGTCAATTTCGTCGATTAGCACCACGGGTCGGTATGTCTCAGTCTCATAAGCTCGACCCAATGCCCCCATCGCGATATAGCTCATCGGATCTCTCAGATCGGCAACCAGCTCGCTGTATTTATCTTGGCCCAAAACTTCTTTATTTCCCAACAACTGAACGTCTCTCAGTTTTCCGAGCGCGTCGAACGTGTACCGTCCCTCCTGCGCTACTGTGGTCGACTTGATATTCCACTGAAAAAACGGCCAGTCAGCCCCGTTGCCCGTTGCCCGCACCCCAAACTCGTAGGCTACTGCCCGCGCCAGCAGCGTCTTCCCGCATCCCGGCTCCCCCTGCAGCAGCAGTGGCCGTTCCAGCGCGATCGCCAAATTCACTGCCTTTTCCAACCCTGGCTCCGGCGAGTAAGGAAACACCCGCCGCCTGTTCTCCTTTTCCTCGCGTTTCGGCTGAAACTCTTTCTTCCCCGAATAACGAGGATAGTTCTTGTCAAATATTTCGTTAAACGCTGCCATAGCCCCTCCTAAATAACAAATTTCTCTTCAATAAGTGACCAGTCAAAGCCACAATGCTCGCAGATCGTCTCCAGCACGCTCTGAGGTTCCATTGCATCCACACGCCTTGCTAGCTCGTCCCCGAAGTATTGCACCGTCAACTCTTTCTCCAAAAAAGCCCTCAATGTCTCCTCGCGTTGTTGCACCCACCTCCGCAAGCTTCTTCCGTCGAAGCCTTCTAGCAGAACGGCAGCCACCTGCTCGGGGCGCTCGCGTTCCCCCATCCTCGTGTGTGGGAGCGGACAACCCTTCCCACGTCCCTCAGCAATCATAAACAGCACCAGCGGGACATGCGAGGTCTCCTCCCCAACCCGAGCGGCCAGTGGTTTCCAAAGCTGCTCGATAATTTGCAATTGGCAATCCGGTTTCAAACGTTCGACACCTAGCAGCGAGACGGCAACGGCCTTCCCCTTCTTCCAGTCCGCGAATAGCCTGTCAACAATTGCCCCCGCATTTCCTTCCGTTCCGAGTTGGTCGCCCAGGCGTTGGCAAACCTCAGAAACCGTCCAGGTAGACTTAACGTGTAAGGAGGGCTTTTGCGCCGTCGAATCTGAGACCAAGTCCTGCCACAGGCGGTTAACCAACCACCTTTGCCCGCCACCCGCCCGACCGCCAATCCAGAAAGCCCCCACCGGCTGGTCGGTACGGAAGAACTTGGCAAAATCTTCACTTTCGCGATCGAAGTTGAGCCTCCGCAGAGCCTCGACAAATCGATGAAGCTCCCGGCCGCTAATGTCAGGCTCTTTCTCGCGGGAAACTGAGGAGTCCCCAACTCTGCGGACAAGATAAAGCTCCAAACCATTGTGCACCAGCAGCACCGGCGTTTGCCCGCTCCCGTAAAGCTTACCGTATACCTGGTCGGCGACAGCAAAAAGCGATAGTCGGCCAAGCTTGTCAAAGTCACCCGATTTCAGAACATCGAGCAGTGCCTTAGTAAAAATACCGTGATTGGAAAGCAGGTCGTTAATCGCCATTTCCTTTTCTCGGCAAGCAGCAAAAATTGCATATCCTCGGGTTGTTCTAAACTCAGGAAAATGATCTGTCAGATGTTCTCCGCCCCACCGCTCCTCTGCTAAAGCTCCAGCATGGCAGCAATCAAAAAGCAATACTAAACTGCCCATTTTCTTGCGAAAAACAGCTTTTTTCAGGTCATCAAATGTGATGGCCTTGCTGCCATTTCGCTTGCTGTCAGAGGTTGCGAGGTAGCACTGGAAATTCCCCCATTCATTACCGACTCGCAGCCCGTGACCGGCAAAGTAGATTAGAACGCTGTCTCCCTCCTTTCGCGCGTTCATGAACTTTCGGATAGCTTTGCCAAGTTCGTCAAACTCAACCCTTTTTTCTGTATCGACTTCAAATGGTTGTTGAGACTTATGAGGAATTAGCGTGACGGTGAAGTTTTTGCTGTCTCGGAGAGTCCGTGCCAACTCCTGCGCGTCAGCAGCAGCACTGGGAAGTCCTTGCAGATGGTCGTACGACGAGATTCCAATAATGAGGGCATAACGAGGAGCTTCGTACATGTTGCGTGTCAGAAGAAACCTGGGTGCTGGGCCGCCGCAAGTAAAATATGATATCTTACCCAGCAGCCAGAAACAATTTCTTTAAATGCGTGATTCCATGACTGATGAGTCAGCGATTAGACGATTTGTCTATACGGACGACCATGGCAATCAATACGAGATCTTTGTTGAAGCACGAGATGTAGGACTACCAGAGGCTAGCAAAGATTTGCTCGGTGACCAGCACGACGGTCGCGGCGACGACATCCCGGAAGTCAAAATGCAACGGGCAACGGACATGATTCGCGGCTATACCACCTATGCAGTCAGTGCATTCAAAGAGTTTAGTGCTGCTCGAGTTGAGGAAATCACCCTCAAGTTCGGGCTCAAAATCGGTGGTAAAGTGGGCATCCCCTATATCACCGAAGGCTCTGCCGAAAGCAACTTAGAGATCCAGGTCAAATGTACCTTTCCCGACGCGCATAGTGCCACCGAACCCGAAACAGTTGAAACAAGTTAGGAGTGCATTAGTCCAGCAACTGAATCTGGGTCAGGCATCCGTACCGCGATCCCTATAAAGTTCGGAAACAAATTGGAAGCTAGCCTTAGTGGTGGATGGGCGAGTTTGAGCTGAGATATATCGAGCATAAGCTTGTCACAAACGCACTTGTACCATGGGTGGGCGGCTAACACATACCTGGACCTGCCCACT
This genomic interval from Rubidibacter lacunae KORDI 51-2 contains the following:
- a CDS encoding AAA family ATPase, producing the protein MAAFNEIFDKNYPRYSGKKEFQPKREEKENRRRVFPYSPEPGLEKAVNLAIALERPLLLQGEPGCGKTLLARAVAYEFGVRATGNGADWPFFQWNIKSTTVAQEGRYTFDALGKLRDVQLLGNKEVLGQDKYSELVADLRDPMSYIAMGALGRAYETETYRPVVLIDEIDKASIDFPNDLLSELEEQQFAIAETQKTVKAKLPPIVFVTSNSEQELPEAFLRRCIFYYLAFPDEERLKQIALLHFPDHRLDKLFDKAIATFLEVRQQGSRGNFGKKAGTSELLDWLRVLTGKSPKDASKEVEALLGDKAQLGVLLKTKADVERVWKQPERAEGS
- a CDS encoding caspase family protein: MYEAPRYALIIGISSYDHLQGLPSAAADAQELARTLRDSKNFTVTLIPHKSQQPFEVDTEKRVEFDELGKAIRKFMNARKEGDSVLIYFAGHGLRVGNEWGNFQCYLATSDSKRNGSKAITFDDLKKAVFRKKMGSLVLLFDCCHAGALAEERWGGEHLTDHFPEFRTTRGYAIFAACREKEMAINDLLSNHGIFTKALLDVLKSGDFDKLGRLSLFAVADQVYGKLYGSGQTPVLLVHNGLELYLVRRVGDSSVSREKEPDISGRELHRFVEALRRLNFDRESEDFAKFFRTDQPVGAFWIGGRAGGGQRWLVNRLWQDLVSDSTAQKPSLHVKSTWTVSEVCQRLGDQLGTEGNAGAIVDRLFADWKKGKAVAVSLLGVERLKPDCQLQIIEQLWKPLAARVGEETSHVPLVLFMIAEGRGKGCPLPHTRMGERERPEQVAAVLLEGFDGRSLRRWVQQREETLRAFLEKELTVQYFGDELARRVDAMEPQSVLETICEHCGFDWSLIEEKFVI
- a CDS encoding CU044_2847 family protein, which codes for MTDESAIRRFVYTDDHGNQYEIFVEARDVGLPEASKDLLGDQHDGRGDDIPEVKMQRATDMIRGYTTYAVSAFKEFSAARVEEITLKFGLKIGGKVGIPYITEGSAESNLEIQVKCTFPDAHSATEPETVETS